The region TGAGCCTTGGACCATCGGAAATCTTCTCAGCAACACGGCTCCGTCCGCAGAGCAAGCTTCAAGAGATCAAGGAAAAGGAGGTTATGGGCAAAGAGAGAGGCCGGAGTTCAAGCACAAGCCCAAAGTCTCGGCGAGCAACGGATTCAAAAATCTCTGACCTGAGGAAAGGAATTGCAACAGTTGGACCAAAGAAAACTGTTAAGAAAGAAGATACACCATTGACAAACCTTAAACCCAAGGCTCTCTTCCAAGAACCCAAGAATTCCATCACTGGGAAAAGGCCAATGAAGATTGTCAAGGGGAGAGTGGTGCCAAGTCGCTATAGCCTGGTTAATTCCCGTACTACTGGAGATGAGCAGGGGAGCAAGAGAAGGAAGTGGTCATTGCCAGAGGTTGGCAAGGAAGAAGCTCCTGCAGATGAAAGCAAGCGTTCACTGTCTCTTGGTGAAGTAGAGGTTCGCTCTATGATTGCTCATTCTCCTCCATCCATAATGAAGGTTGCTGCATTGCTTCCTAAGATCAGAACCACTCGGTGTGCTGCACAGAGTCCCCGAGATTCTGGACGTGCCAAGAGAGTTGCTGAATTGGTTGGGAAGACGTCACATTTTGGCACAGCAACTGATGATGGTACTTGCTCCCCTTGTCAGAGCCTGAACTTTGATGAAGAACAATAGTAAGATGATTTTCATCCAATGCTATTTTCTATAAGGAATTGCTTAATCTAGTGATGAAGtagattttgtgaatttttgagTTGCATGTGTGGATTAGCTTCTGTGATTCTCTGTGGTTTTGAGGTTCTGGGATTTTTCATGTCTAGTGAAGTTGTCTAGTCTCTCTATGCTTGCAGACACCATTGTTCAAATCTTGAGCATTTGTAACTATGGAATGGGCCAAAAGTTTATCTTGGCCCTTCAAACATTTTCTAGGGAATATTATGTCATTAAGTCTGATATTTCCTTCTTTGAATGCTAGTATTTCATATAGTTGTGATGAAACTCAACTCCATTTTCCAAGTGATGTTTATGTTTGGTATACTTCTTGCAGTATTAGTTCTAATCATTTTAAGGTTAATTTGGATCTCAGATAGCAACACCATTTTGCATTAACTGGATATTGAGATCGCAAAATTGTTCttttaataacataaattattaaaaggCGTCGGACTTAATCTAAAACTTCAGGAATTCTAAAACAAACCGTCCAATAGATGATTATCAAATTGCATCACGCCCAAATTAGTCAAATAACTCCACAAATCcttaaaaatattactaaacaTCAAATTATTAACCTCGTCAACAAATCAGCCTAGGTATGGGACCTGTTCTGTTGTACTCTATTCAAACACAACAGCTAAGTAAATTTGAAACAAAGGTAATCCCCAATATCTCTGGCATAGAATTCTAATCCTAAAACAACGTAACCACCATTGCTCTTTATTCTATTGGGCACAAGCTGGACTTTCTAGGAGTTTCACTCTCCTTGGTCCTTCCTCTTCCCTTTATAACTAGTTAATTTATGCTTTTTCTAAGATAGTTTTGCTGTTTCGGTTTTCAGAAACCGAACTTTGTAAAGGAACAACGGTAAATGTAACCAAGTGAATGCTGTCTTATATGATGAATTAGTTACTATAGTAAAGCATCAAAGTTTGTGAGTATTTTCATTACTtgaattaattagttttgtgcTTCTTGCGCCTCAACTTCTTTTCATGTTAACGGAAGTTGGCTAACAACGATCATTCTTTTCATCTTAATTTCCAagtcaaacaaaaaagaaagctcTTGTGCTACTTATCATTCAGTAAGGAATTCGTGCTGCAAGGAATATTGAATGAGTCATTAAGGCGTAGTATGTTCTAATTAGTGCCTTTATTATAGTTGTTGGGAAGCAATTCCAAGTGATGAATATATGTAGCTGTACAACAAGGACAACCATTTAAATATGAAGGAAAAGCAAACTAGAAGCAATAAATTGTAGAGGACGAATGATAATTTATATTCCTCATTTTTCCTGATATGGCAATAAATGATCTATAGAACAGCAACACTGTTGATCTTTACTCAAAGTATACAATTGCTTCAAAACAAAGattaggaaaaaaacaaatgaacgCAAGGTCGATATAGAATATACATTTCTCTGTTGTTTAGACGTAGTGTTCTTTGTTGCTGGCTGCTTTTGCAAAATCCAAAACTATGACTCTTGCTGCCACTTGCTTGGTATTAAATTATTGAGTTCACCAACATTTGCTACACTAAACTCACTGTCATTACATGGATGATTAGATGAATGAACAACTGCAGAGATTCTCATAGTGATGGGAGACATGAAATTCTTTTATTGACTGTCTTATTCTCTACTAGGCAAATAGGGAACAAGGAATATGGCACAAGGGACATATAACTAAATTAATCAAGGAAAGAGTTTTGTGTTTGTTGTCAAAACTTAATGAGTCCTCAACACTTTCCTTGATAGCTGGAAGATTAAATTTTTACAGCATGGTAACATAGCATCGTGGGAGGATGAAGAAGTTTAAGATGACATCTTATGTTAGACTGCAGCGTGATACCAGTGGTGTGGTTCTGGAAGCCGTACCAAGAAGGCGTGAACTCTTTGAAACAGGGGAAAAAACTGGGTTACATGAAGACAGcaactaataaaattttatgcgTCTTTGAGGGCATTATCATGTATTGACATTACCATGCATgatgtaaattttgcataacaGCATAAACATATGCCATTGTTTAGTGTCAGtctcaaaaaccaaaaagaagagAACTTGCGGTTAAAAGCTGCACACTTCATGAGTTAGaccattatttatattaatgatgataattaattagCAATGCCAAGTACTCAAAACCTCAGGGTCATTGGAAGTGGATTTTAACCTACCCATTGAATTAAATTACATATCAAGTAATGGTTTAATATCATGATTAGCCACGTTTCATAATGGTCGATTAAGACAACAGCTGAAAGCCAGGTTAGCCCAGCATCACTGGTTTACAATGAAGATTATTCCTTAGTTTAAGAAAGAAACTATTTTATTCTGAATTTAGGGATGAACGCACTTCAAGAAGCAACATGTTCAATAGTTTTTTTACTTGTACAAGACACCAGTCCTTACAGATGTAACAGAtctgaaaaagaagaagacgaagcAACCCACGCATGCTTGTTTATTGCCTTCTCAAGGTAGCAATTGATGAAAGAGACAAGCCTTGAATGAAGCAACTCTTGCACATGCTTGTCTTCTTGGATTCATGCACAATCCCATGTGAGCCCTCTTCAATCTGAAAACATACATTTTAGTGATTATTAACTAACTTATCTCTAATTTCCATGAAAAACTCCAAAAGTCATTCAGCAACACTCATCATCTTCACACTGTTACACTCAGCATCTTTCATGCGGTTCATAAAGGACAAGGAACACTTTGGTCGCCTTTATAGTCAATGGCAAATCTTTTGATGAAGATGGAATCCACATAGCTCCCGCTGTTCAAGAACCAAAAGAGCAGGAAAAGCCTGAATGAAAAGTATCAAAGTGAGCAAAACAAATGGAAGAAGCCAATTTGAATCATGGCAGACAGTTTCTTCCACATTCCTTTTCGATTTATTACAGATTATGAGAGGAATTTACAAGGACAATGTCGGAAACATTTGATTCATTAGTACAACTCTCAGCAGAAAAGCTGCTCTGCATGTAATGGAAAAGAGAaaccaaccaaccaaccaaccaatcaagcacaaaaaaaatatacaaactgCGAAAATACTCTATTTTGTATCATCACTGATGAAGAAATTAAGAACCCCAGAGTCCACTGAAAATGTTCCGAAGTTTGTTACCAGAGAGCTTCTTGACAATCTTCTTGGCATCAACTACATCAGTCTCTGCCAACTTCTCCAGATTCTTCATGTATCCGGAAGCAGCAATTTTTCTTCTCCCACTGTGATTCTCAGTTAGTGAAATGAGAATTGATAACAGAAATTTCTTAGACACTGATTTCTCATCATCTGGTGTGAGTAGCTGGAGGACTCTATTGATGTTATAGTCTTCCTGAATGAACCTTCTCCGGTTACGTTGCACGGAGACTAAGCCGCAAAGAAGCTCTGCAGCCATCTCTCGGACATCGAATGACTTAGTTTCCAACAAGGCGATCAGTGCTGGGATGAACCCCATGTCGCCCATTGTCTTCTTAGTCTCATCAGTGCTTGTGCCGAGACGTAATGCAGCCTTCAGTGCCAGCTCCTGGGTCGAAGGCTCGCCACTCTTCACATAGAAGAGAATTCGATCAAGAAACCCATGTGCTGTCAGTGAGCTCATGGCGCTTGCGGACGAGAAGCACAATGTGTCAATGGCCTGGAGAGTGATCTCTTTGGCTTTAGAAGAGCCAGTGTCTAGAACACTGAGGAGTGATTCTATAGTCCCCTGGCTGATTACTTTCTCTTTGATGGCTTCGTCATCAGAAGCCAGAGTGTGAAGGAATTCAATGGCTTGGATCTGGAATGGTTCTTTGTTTCTTGATCGTAGGATGTTTAGGAAGATGGAGACTGCCCCTTGTTCCACCATGAACCTCCTGATCTCGCTGACGCTGCTGAGATTCCTGAGAACTCGGGATGCCGAGGTGATCAGCTCCTCGCCACTGCCGGCATCACGGCAGATGCTGAGAAGCGCTGTGACGCCGCCGTGAGCGGAGACCGACCAGGCATTGTCAGAATTCTCGGTGAGTTTCCTCAGAGCCCGCGCTGCCCGCGATCTCCCCACCTCGGTCCCCGTCTCCAGCACCCTGATCAATGAGGCGATCACCCCGGCCGTGATAAGAGCCCCTTTGTAGGAATCAAACCCGGCGATCACTGACACGACCTCCGCCGCTTCCTCTTGAAACCCTGCAACTCTAGAATCTAGAAGCCTCACCAGCAAACCAACACCGTCATCGGTCTCGAGCACCGCGATCCTTGCATACTTGTCGTCCTCGTGGAGAGCCTCAGCCAGCGCTGCAATTGCTCTGCCTCTCATCTCCGAATCCCCAATCCTTAGCCTTGAGAAGAGGTCCTTGACATAGAATCTCATGTCCTCGCGGCTCGCTCCGGCGCTGGGCCTCGAGACGATGATGGCCTGCGCGTCTGTCAAGATTCCAGAAGCGTACACCTCCCCCAAACGCTTGATTTGGAGATCAATCTTGGAAGCAATCACATCAAGATCACTCCTCATCTGTAGTTTGCCACCACTGTAGCACTCCTCGCTGCATCTATGAGCCAGTGCTTGTGTTTCACCCGCCATAGACACTATATCTCGCAAGAGCTCAGCCAGCGCTGAGCTGTTGTAGCTTCCTTCTTGATTGCCACCAGCTGCAACAGTGAGGCCGGAGTGGAGCTGCTCCAGTTTCTCTCGTATCACTCGCCATTTCACAGGAAGCGTTCTGACGGAGTAGGAGGATGAGATCAAGGAATCCACCAGCTGTGAAGCCCGCCGGAGATCCTCATCCCCTGTCAAGTATGATTTCTGaaacttctcttcttcttcttcttctttctctttcatctccctttgctttgctttgctttgctttctCAGGTTTAGAAATCTACCACAAGAACAGCATGGAGGGATATATCActctctttttccctttttcttgtGGGAACTGAACTAGAGAAACGCACCAACTTACTTAGAAATGGGGATAAACAACTGT is a window of Dioscorea cayenensis subsp. rotundata cultivar TDr96_F1 chromosome 5, TDr96_F1_v2_PseudoChromosome.rev07_lg8_w22 25.fasta, whole genome shotgun sequence DNA encoding:
- the LOC120260435 gene encoding uncharacterized protein LOC120260435 gives rise to the protein MSLLLQSFSEAMDSRNLQVWNNAAFDAAADGGSCKENRSPRSPLQELCRKGVKVLDDDLDESKIDAEIEEIEREIRRLSARLDALKIKKMGRDSKASAGNARRGGRIVPAKFMEPSVKKIEESPGSVRSRRRGLSLGPAEISKLDSSRKLCFLKLDGVEEDKEPRSWSKTPKPWPSISRGTTPIGLGKAAQSPAGARDAIVPRRGMSLGPSEIFSATRLRPQSKLQEIKEKEVMGKERGRSSSTSPKSRRATDSKISDLRKGIATVGPKKTVKKEDTPLTNLKPKALFQEPKNSITGKRPMKIVKGRVVPSRYSLVNSRTTGDEQGSKRRKWSLPEVGKEEAPADESKRSLSLGEVEVRSMIAHSPPSIMKVAALLPKIRTTRCAAQSPRDSGRAKRVAELVGKTSHFGTATDDGTCSPCQSLNFDEEQ
- the LOC120261717 gene encoding protein ARABIDILLO 2, whose product is MKEKEEEEEEKFQKSYLTGDEDLRRASQLVDSLISSSYSVRTLPVKWRVIREKLEQLHSGLTVAAGGNQEGSYNSSALAELLRDIVSMAGETQALAHRCSEECYSGGKLQMRSDLDVIASKIDLQIKRLGEVYASGILTDAQAIIVSRPSAGASREDMRFYVKDLFSRLRIGDSEMRGRAIAALAEALHEDDKYARIAVLETDDGVGLLVRLLDSRVAGFQEEAAEVVSVIAGFDSYKGALITAGVIASLIRVLETGTEVGRSRAARALRKLTENSDNAWSVSAHGGVTALLSICRDAGSGEELITSASRVLRNLSSVSEIRRFMVEQGAVSIFLNILRSRNKEPFQIQAIEFLHTLASDDEAIKEKVISQGTIESLLSVLDTGSSKAKEITLQAIDTLCFSSASAMSSLTAHGFLDRILFYVKSGEPSTQELALKAALRLGTSTDETKKTMGDMGFIPALIALLETKSFDVREMAAELLCGLVSVQRNRRRFIQEDYNINRVLQLLTPDDEKSVSKKFLLSILISLTENHSGRRKIAASGYMKNLEKLAETDVVDAKKIVKKLSGNKLRNIFSGLWGS